In Bremerella cremea, one DNA window encodes the following:
- the hisS gene encoding histidine--tRNA ligase, with the protein MIQPRTLKGFRDYLPGAMMPREELVNTARKVYRSYGFAPIDTPTLEYAEILLGKGSDETDRQMFRFQDQGNRDVGMRFDLTVPLARFAAQHIGTLGTPFKRYHIATVWRGEAPQRGRYREFMQCDFDTIGTKSLVADIETALVIHDLMLAIGFESFTVRVNNRQVLSGLLEKLDLAEKSTEILRALDKLAKIGPEKVAAEMQEAAGASAEQAAQVLKLAEIGGSSDEILSALDKLIAGSEKGETGVGQLRELTQATAAAGVPADRLQIDVSIARGLDYYTGTIFETFLGELPEIGSVCSGGRYNDLASLYTNQELPGIGASLGLDRLLAAMEELGKLEQRTTPAEVFLPYFDAQSLQSYLKIAAQLRGAGFNVELYPEAKKLGQQLKYADRRGFKVAIVAGDRELAENNCQLKDLKSGDSQTVSLANGAAELITAISEILRDSA; encoded by the coding sequence CTGATTCAGCCTCGTACGCTCAAAGGCTTTCGCGATTACCTGCCTGGTGCGATGATGCCTCGCGAGGAACTGGTCAACACCGCCCGGAAAGTTTACCGGTCGTATGGTTTCGCTCCGATCGACACGCCGACGTTGGAATACGCTGAAATCTTGCTCGGCAAGGGAAGCGATGAAACCGACCGGCAGATGTTTCGCTTTCAAGATCAAGGGAACCGCGATGTGGGAATGCGGTTCGACTTGACGGTTCCCTTGGCCCGCTTCGCGGCGCAGCACATCGGCACGCTGGGCACCCCTTTCAAACGTTATCACATCGCAACCGTTTGGCGCGGCGAAGCACCGCAGCGGGGACGCTACCGCGAGTTCATGCAGTGCGACTTCGACACCATCGGCACCAAGTCGCTGGTCGCCGATATCGAAACGGCCCTGGTGATTCACGACTTGATGCTGGCTATCGGGTTCGAGTCGTTCACGGTCCGGGTCAACAATCGCCAAGTCCTTTCTGGTTTGCTGGAAAAGCTGGATTTGGCCGAGAAATCGACCGAGATTCTCCGGGCGCTCGACAAGCTGGCGAAAATCGGCCCTGAAAAAGTCGCGGCCGAGATGCAGGAAGCTGCCGGTGCTTCCGCCGAACAAGCGGCCCAGGTTTTGAAGCTGGCCGAGATAGGTGGTTCCTCAGACGAGATCCTCAGCGCGCTCGATAAGCTGATTGCGGGAAGTGAAAAAGGGGAAACGGGCGTTGGCCAACTTCGCGAACTGACCCAAGCCACCGCAGCCGCAGGCGTTCCGGCAGATCGGCTGCAAATCGATGTCTCAATTGCCCGAGGTTTAGACTACTACACTGGAACGATCTTCGAGACCTTCTTGGGTGAGTTGCCGGAAATTGGCAGCGTATGCAGTGGTGGTCGTTACAACGATCTGGCCAGTCTGTACACGAACCAGGAACTTCCTGGAATCGGGGCATCGCTCGGCCTCGACCGCTTGCTGGCAGCCATGGAAGAACTGGGCAAGCTCGAACAACGAACCACCCCAGCCGAGGTATTCCTTCCTTATTTTGACGCGCAAAGCCTGCAGTCTTACTTAAAGATCGCGGCGCAGCTGCGTGGTGCCGGCTTCAACGTCGAGCTATATCCGGAAGCGAAAAAGCTTGGCCAGCAACTGAAATATGCCGACCGACGGGGGTTCAAAGTCGCTATCGTCGCTGGCGACCGGGAACTGGCCGAAAACAACTGTCAACTGAAAGATCTTAAGAGCGGCGATTCACAAACGGTCAGCTTGGCCAACGGTGCTGCCGAACTAATTACGGCTATTTCGGAAATTCTACGGGACTCCGCATAA
- a CDS encoding HYExAFE family protein yields MTIRTNHYEVAFEAFLREEKVPYIAVDERRRALLGSGSLKSLDFIASPSGGDMSWLIDIKGRKFPSGRRNRYWKNWTTTDDLQSLSQWQRLLGPQFRGLLVFAYEVIGEMAPVPERLLFTHQERLYAFIGVRLDLYLAWARKISPRWKTMAMPTTAFRQLAEPLQITLQTPIVSGGDFDQRRLSDTMPAIA; encoded by the coding sequence ATGACCATCCGAACCAACCACTACGAAGTGGCCTTCGAAGCGTTCCTACGTGAGGAGAAGGTTCCGTATATCGCCGTCGACGAGCGTCGCCGAGCTCTATTAGGGAGCGGCTCGTTGAAGAGCCTCGACTTCATCGCCTCCCCATCTGGGGGTGACATGTCGTGGCTGATCGACATCAAGGGACGCAAGTTCCCTTCTGGTCGCCGCAACCGTTATTGGAAGAACTGGACCACGACCGACGATTTGCAAAGTCTTTCGCAGTGGCAACGGCTGCTCGGTCCGCAGTTTCGCGGCTTGCTAGTCTTTGCCTACGAGGTAATCGGCGAGATGGCCCCGGTACCAGAACGTTTACTGTTCACTCATCAAGAGCGGCTGTACGCGTTTATTGGTGTCCGGCTCGACTTGTACTTGGCTTGGGCCCGTAAAATATCGCCTCGCTGGAAAACCATGGCCATGCCCACCACCGCATTCCGCCAACTGGCCGAACCGCTGCAAATTACGTTGCAAACACCAATCGTCAGCGGAGGCGACTTCGACCAGCGTCGTCTCAGCGATACGATGCCGGCGATCGCCTGA
- the hemE gene encoding uroporphyrinogen decarboxylase: MSDNGKNFAGLHVASFESRRGKEMAMLIEKFGGIPHVSPSMREVPLADNQPAIDFANRVITGQIDIVILMTGVGFNHLLAAIDRKVDKQRFFDALSDIVTISRGPKPVAAMREVGLTPTIKVPEPNTWREILQTIDTEIHIANQTLVVQEYGVTNASLVAGLEARGANVESLHVYDWDLPEDIGPLAANIQKVIDGQIDVSLFTSANQLNHVLKLAERQGQLEAFTTALRGTVICSVGPTMSERLRDLGYPVDVEPEHPKMGPLVASAAERSKDILVRKRQIRAVLEETTKVALNKDAPWYNSPFLKACRREPTEVTPVWLMRQAGRYMQEYREVRAKTTFLELCRNPQLCSEVMCTAVNKLGVDAAIIFSDLLPILQPMGLDLEFAKGEGPVIHNPIREAADVDRVLELESTDSLHYVMETVKQTRADLPADMPLIGFAGAPFTLASYAIEGGGSRDYVNTKTLMFRDPGAWRELMERLVRAISRYLNAQIAAGAQAVQLFDSWAGALGPDDYRRYVLPYVKDIVAQIAPGVPVINFATGNPALLPMLAESGAAVVGVDWRTRLDVAWDTIGHNIAIQGNLDPVSLLADPLELRRRAKEVLDQAAGRPGHIFNLGHGVMQQTPVDNARALVDMVHEMSQRK, encoded by the coding sequence GCGGTAAGGAAATGGCGATGTTGATCGAAAAATTCGGCGGCATCCCGCACGTTAGTCCTTCGATGCGAGAAGTGCCCCTGGCAGACAATCAGCCTGCAATCGATTTCGCCAACCGGGTGATCACGGGACAGATCGACATCGTCATCTTGATGACTGGGGTGGGTTTCAACCACTTATTGGCGGCCATCGATCGGAAAGTGGACAAGCAGCGTTTTTTTGACGCGCTGTCCGACATTGTCACGATTTCACGGGGACCGAAACCAGTTGCCGCGATGCGAGAAGTCGGGCTCACACCAACGATCAAGGTTCCCGAACCCAACACCTGGCGCGAGATTCTACAGACGATTGATACCGAAATCCACATTGCCAACCAGACGTTGGTGGTGCAAGAGTACGGCGTAACCAACGCCAGCTTGGTCGCCGGTTTAGAAGCCCGCGGGGCGAACGTTGAGTCGTTACACGTTTACGACTGGGATTTGCCGGAAGATATTGGCCCATTGGCAGCGAACATTCAAAAGGTGATCGACGGCCAGATCGATGTTTCTCTTTTCACTTCCGCCAACCAGTTGAATCACGTGTTGAAGCTGGCCGAACGCCAAGGGCAGCTGGAAGCATTTACTACGGCGCTACGTGGTACTGTGATTTGCAGCGTTGGCCCCACCATGAGCGAACGGCTGCGTGATTTGGGATACCCGGTCGATGTCGAGCCAGAACATCCTAAGATGGGGCCTTTGGTGGCCTCAGCCGCTGAACGCTCGAAAGATATCTTGGTTCGCAAACGTCAGATTCGTGCTGTCCTAGAGGAGACAACCAAAGTGGCCCTGAACAAAGACGCTCCGTGGTACAACAGCCCCTTTTTGAAAGCTTGCCGCCGCGAGCCAACCGAAGTCACCCCGGTTTGGTTAATGCGACAAGCAGGCCGGTACATGCAAGAGTACCGCGAAGTTCGCGCGAAAACGACATTCTTAGAACTGTGCCGTAATCCGCAGCTTTGTAGCGAAGTGATGTGTACGGCAGTCAACAAACTGGGCGTCGATGCGGCGATTATCTTCTCAGACTTACTGCCGATCTTGCAGCCGATGGGGCTCGATCTGGAATTCGCCAAAGGGGAAGGCCCGGTCATTCATAATCCGATTCGTGAAGCGGCGGACGTCGACCGTGTGTTAGAGCTGGAAAGTACCGACTCGCTGCATTACGTGATGGAAACGGTCAAGCAAACGCGAGCTGACTTGCCGGCTGATATGCCACTAATCGGTTTCGCTGGCGCTCCGTTTACACTGGCCAGCTACGCGATTGAAGGAGGGGGCAGTCGCGATTATGTAAACACCAAGACCCTCATGTTCCGTGATCCGGGTGCCTGGCGAGAACTGATGGAGCGTTTGGTTCGTGCCATCTCGCGTTATCTGAACGCTCAAATCGCCGCCGGTGCACAAGCGGTGCAGTTGTTTGACTCGTGGGCTGGAGCCCTGGGGCCGGATGATTACCGCCGTTACGTCTTACCGTACGTGAAGGATATCGTTGCCCAAATCGCACCGGGCGTGCCGGTGATTAACTTCGCCACCGGAAACCCGGCCCTGCTGCCCATGCTGGCCGAGTCCGGTGCCGCAGTCGTTGGGGTCGATTGGCGAACCCGTTTGGATGTCGCTTGGGATACCATCGGCCACAACATTGCCATTCAAGGAAATCTCGATCCGGTCTCCCTTCTGGCCGATCCCCTGGAACTTCGGCGTCGGGCGAAGGAAGTCTTGGATCAGGCAGCTGGTCGACCAGGGCACATCTTCAATCTTGGTCATGGCGTCATGCAACAAACGCCAGTCGACAATGCCCGCGCATTGGTCGACATGGTGCATGAAATGAGCCAGCGCAAATAG
- a CDS encoding YkgJ family cysteine cluster protein, with protein sequence MLDTKPSREDVGPDQVLCEFCTAKCCRYFALPIETPTEFADFEFIRWYLLHDRASVFKDDDVWYLLVHTTCKHLRADNMCGIYETRPQICRDYTTDACEYDDDWCYEKYFETPEQIWEYAEATMPRRPGQSLRSPKPPELPILS encoded by the coding sequence ATGCTCGATACCAAGCCAAGCCGAGAAGACGTGGGGCCTGATCAGGTCCTGTGTGAATTCTGCACTGCCAAGTGTTGTCGCTACTTCGCGCTGCCGATTGAAACCCCAACCGAATTCGCCGATTTCGAGTTCATCCGCTGGTACCTGCTGCACGATCGGGCTTCGGTCTTCAAAGACGACGACGTCTGGTATCTGTTGGTCCATACCACCTGCAAGCATCTTCGCGCGGACAACATGTGCGGCATCTACGAGACGCGTCCGCAGATCTGTCGCGACTACACCACCGATGCCTGCGAGTACGACGACGATTGGTGCTACGAAAAGTACTTTGAAACCCCGGAACAGATCTGGGAGTACGCCGAAGCAACCATGCCCCGTCGGCCTGGCCAAAGCTTGCGTAGCCCGAAGCCACCGGAATTGCCGATACTTTCGTAA
- a CDS encoding formyltetrahydrofolate deformylase encodes MFVVITAVGPDNVGLADPIIHYVTGLGANITEIQMYDHDEEAIFAMFLRIQIEADLYASLRAALTEIGRLKKLSIRVWSAEIRQESPRLAICTTYRPEPALAVLEAIQSGEIEATPAVMIGNRDHCQQLARQFGVDWHSIGGEMGEANDDRMIDLLDEYDIDYVLLARYMRILPASSCWKYAGGRIINLHHGLLPSFPGIRPYHDANEARMLTFGATCHFIVPELDAGNQIIHQETFSVEPGTKIDEIVRIGQEINEPACLVKGLKRVVNREIELHFHRVVARKTS; translated from the coding sequence ATGTTCGTTGTGATTACTGCGGTTGGGCCTGATAACGTGGGTCTGGCAGATCCGATTATTCACTATGTGACGGGGCTCGGGGCGAATATTACCGAGATCCAGATGTACGACCATGACGAAGAAGCGATCTTCGCCATGTTTCTGCGGATTCAAATCGAAGCCGATCTCTACGCTTCGCTTCGTGCTGCTTTAACCGAGATTGGTCGTTTAAAAAAGCTTTCTATCCGAGTTTGGTCGGCGGAAATTCGTCAGGAATCCCCCCGCTTGGCGATCTGCACAACCTATCGGCCCGAACCCGCTTTGGCAGTGCTGGAAGCGATTCAATCGGGTGAAATCGAAGCGACTCCGGCGGTGATGATTGGGAATCGTGACCATTGTCAGCAACTCGCCCGGCAGTTTGGTGTCGACTGGCACAGCATTGGTGGCGAAATGGGAGAAGCGAACGACGACCGGATGATCGACTTGTTGGACGAGTACGACATCGATTACGTCTTATTGGCTCGCTATATGCGAATTTTGCCAGCTTCGAGCTGCTGGAAATATGCTGGCGGGCGGATCATTAACTTGCATCACGGCCTTTTGCCGAGCTTTCCTGGGATTCGCCCTTATCACGATGCCAACGAGGCCCGGATGTTGACCTTTGGGGCGACTTGTCACTTTATTGTGCCGGAACTCGACGCGGGGAATCAGATCATCCACCAAGAAACTTTCTCGGTCGAACCAGGGACCAAGATCGACGAGATTGTCCGCATCGGCCAAGAGATCAACGAGCCAGCCTGTTTGGTTAAGGGCTTGAAGCGTGTCGTCAATCGAGAAATCGAACTTCACTTTCACCGCGTTGTGGCTCGTAAGACCTCATAA